One Weissella coleopterorum DNA segment encodes these proteins:
- a CDS encoding MFS transporter, whose protein sequence is MKTREWHVFAAIVAAGIMCFSGVLIETSMNVTFPALMHEFQVNANGVQWVTTGYLLAIAVVVPLSAFFIRNYSAYRLFVISNLLFFTGVLTDSFAPTLTILLLGRVFQGIGTGIALPLMFHIILTKSPLEKRGTMMGIGTMTTALAPAIGPTYGGVVMAALGWRAIFWFLLPLIIISFVLGLRSIPSEIVKRTESFNLLAFIMLSVGLASLLLAIEQLSGMWLILSLITLGAFYYFNRKTTLLNLHVFKNHIFNRLLVGVLVYQAMFLALSFILPSFIQIGLHQSSTVAGLFMFPGALIGAVLGPISGRILDQIGPVKPISFGLVISTIAMFLMAITFQNEMIWLLLGFHIMTQFGSGLAVNNLMTATLSQLDQNLSADGNSVLNTLQQFTGAAATAFAARLFANGQQQNALHGAMFGSRAGVMVLFGLFVMALILFILSINTLKKQWRTN, encoded by the coding sequence ATGAAAACCAGAGAATGGCATGTATTTGCCGCAATTGTCGCCGCTGGAATCATGTGCTTTAGTGGAGTTTTAATTGAGACTTCAATGAACGTAACATTTCCAGCCCTCATGCATGAATTTCAAGTCAATGCCAATGGAGTGCAATGGGTAACTACAGGCTATCTTCTGGCCATTGCTGTCGTTGTACCATTATCTGCTTTTTTTATTCGAAATTATTCTGCATATCGATTATTCGTCATTTCTAACTTACTATTTTTCACTGGGGTTTTAACTGATAGTTTTGCGCCAACCTTAACCATTTTATTGTTGGGACGTGTCTTCCAAGGAATTGGAACAGGGATTGCACTACCTTTGATGTTTCATATCATTCTAACTAAATCACCACTTGAAAAACGTGGAACTATGATGGGAATTGGAACTATGACCACCGCGTTGGCTCCAGCAATTGGTCCAACTTATGGCGGAGTGGTTATGGCTGCTTTAGGTTGGCGGGCAATCTTTTGGTTCCTATTACCACTAATTATCATTTCATTTGTTTTAGGACTCCGTTCAATTCCGAGTGAAATCGTCAAACGGACTGAATCCTTTAATTTACTTGCATTTATTATGTTATCAGTAGGTTTAGCTAGCTTATTACTAGCCATCGAACAACTATCTGGCATGTGGCTAATCCTAAGTTTAATCACGTTAGGGGCGTTCTATTACTTCAACCGCAAAACTACCTTATTAAACTTACATGTCTTTAAAAATCACATTTTTAACCGACTCTTAGTTGGTGTTCTCGTTTATCAAGCGATGTTTTTGGCTCTTTCATTTATTTTGCCAAGTTTCATCCAAATTGGTCTGCATCAATCTTCTACAGTCGCAGGATTATTTATGTTCCCTGGTGCATTAATTGGGGCAGTTTTAGGACCAATCTCCGGCCGAATTCTAGACCAGATTGGTCCAGTCAAACCAATCTCCTTTGGATTAGTCATTTCGACCATCGCCATGTTTTTGATGGCCATAACCTTTCAAAATGAAATGATTTGGTTACTTTTAGGATTCCATATTATGACTCAGTTTGGTTCAGGATTAGCTGTTAATAATTTGATGACAGCCACCCTCAGCCAATTAGATCAGAATTTATCAGCTGATGGGAATAGTGTTCTGAATACTTTACAACAATTTACGGGTGCAGCAGCAACTGCATTTGCAGCCAGACTCTTTGCAAATGGTCAACAACAAAATGCTCTTCATGGTGCAATGTTTGGAAGTCGCGCGGGCGTCATGGTCTTATTTGGACTATTTGTTATGGCACTCATCTTGTTTATTCTTTCAATCAACACTTTAAAAAAACAGTGGCGCACAAACTAA
- a CDS encoding YfcC family protein, producing MKEKKKKFQMPSSFTILFFLIIAVAILTWIIPAGQYATNKAGEIIAGTYHSRAANPQGIWDVFMAPIKGMVGTEDGDGTVAISLFILVIGGFLGVVNKTKALDDGISSTLKKYAGKEKILIPILMTLFAIGGSTYGMGEETIAFYPILIAVMISVGFDSLVAIAIALVGSQVGVLASTVNPFATGVASQSLNISPGDGLIQRLILLVITIVISIIYVMRYANKVKQDPSKSLVFKQREEDLKEFALSGDGTLDTEMTGRQKAVLWIFGITFVVMVAGLIPWSSINASWTFFDTATKWITGIPFLGNLIGHDMAPFGTWYFSEMTMLFLFMSVVVMFVYKMKESDFIDSFLGGMNEFLSVAIVIAVARGIQVVMNDGQITATVLHAGEQGLQHLPAGIFIVLTFIFYIPMSFLIPSTSGLAAATMGIMGPLGKFSGVTPDLVITAYQAAVGWVNIITPTSGIVMGALAIAHVNIVTWLKFTAKLMGILLIVTIGFLVICTLI from the coding sequence ATGAAAGAAAAGAAGAAAAAATTTCAGATGCCTTCGTCATTTACGATTTTGTTCTTTCTAATTATTGCCGTTGCGATCCTAACTTGGATTATTCCAGCAGGACAGTATGCAACAAATAAAGCCGGAGAAATTATTGCAGGAACATATCATAGTCGAGCAGCTAACCCTCAAGGAATTTGGGATGTATTTATGGCCCCTATCAAAGGAATGGTCGGGACCGAGGATGGGGATGGAACGGTCGCCATTTCATTATTTATCTTAGTCATTGGTGGATTCTTAGGCGTTGTAAATAAAACCAAGGCTCTTGATGATGGAATTTCTTCAACCTTAAAAAAATACGCGGGAAAAGAAAAAATCTTAATTCCCATTTTAATGACTTTATTTGCCATTGGTGGATCCACTTATGGAATGGGTGAGGAGACAATTGCGTTCTATCCTATTTTAATTGCGGTGATGATTAGTGTTGGTTTTGATTCTTTGGTCGCGATTGCAATTGCCTTAGTTGGCTCACAAGTGGGAGTTTTAGCCTCAACGGTTAATCCATTTGCAACAGGCGTCGCATCACAAAGCCTCAATATCTCACCTGGTGATGGCTTAATTCAAAGATTGATTTTGTTAGTCATTACAATTGTAATTAGCATTATTTATGTCATGCGTTATGCTAATAAGGTTAAACAAGATCCATCTAAGTCTTTGGTTTTCAAACAACGAGAGGAAGATTTGAAGGAATTTGCCTTATCTGGGGATGGTACATTAGATACTGAAATGACTGGGCGGCAAAAGGCGGTTCTATGGATTTTTGGGATCACCTTTGTGGTGATGGTCGCCGGTTTGATTCCTTGGAGCAGTATTAATGCCAGTTGGACATTCTTTGATACAGCCACAAAATGGATCACAGGTATCCCATTCCTAGGTAACCTGATTGGTCACGATATGGCTCCATTTGGAACGTGGTACTTTAGTGAGATGACCATGCTCTTTCTCTTTATGTCAGTTGTAGTTATGTTTGTCTACAAGATGAAAGAGAGTGATTTCATCGACTCATTCTTGGGTGGAATGAATGAGTTCCTAAGTGTCGCTATCGTGATTGCCGTTGCTCGTGGTATTCAAGTTGTGATGAACGATGGCCAAATTACTGCAACAGTCTTGCATGCTGGAGAACAAGGGTTACAACACTTGCCAGCTGGAATATTCATTGTTCTAACATTTATTTTCTATATTCCAATGTCATTCTTGATTCCATCAACATCAGGACTAGCCGCCGCCACGATGGGAATAATGGGACCTTTGGGAAAGTTCTCAGGTGTGACCCCTGATCTAGTTATTACCGCCTATCAAGCAGCGGTTGGATGGGTCAACATTATTACACCTACTTCTGGAATCGTGATGGGAGCCCTTGCCATTGCGCACGTCAACATTGTCACATGGTTGAAGTTTACAGCTAAATTAATGGGAATTCTATTGATTGTAACAATTGGATTCCTAGTAATTTGTACCTTAATTTAA
- a CDS encoding M20 family metallopeptidase has product MTNYITDEIQNNAINALGRMIAQPSYNTDAAPNAPFGTGIRLALDEILKIAKELGYQTYVDPEGYYGYAEIGSGDEIFGLVCHVDVVPAGDLAAWNTNPFELVQKDGALFGRGTQDDKGPTIATMFTLKALLDQGMTFNKKVRFIFGTDEEILWRGMAKYNEKEAGIDMGIAPDAEFPLVYAEKGLQQSYLVGPGSSEIELDLVNAFNAVPGSATYNGSKQDQVETALQVHNFKYQKSADGLIVQGNSVHAMNAPEGTNALLRLGIALADVFPGVAALEFIKSFGEDATGANLMGVIKDDASGQLTFNISSLQINAQESRMQIDMRIPVTVEHDALIQLVEEKVTPFNFKYENFDYLEPLYVPKDGTLVQTLMKAYIKVTGDTAAEPGISGGATFARTMKNSVAFGAMLTTTPDFMHQANEHWPVKDMRMAMEIYAEAFKALLVD; this is encoded by the coding sequence ATGACAAATTATATTACTGATGAAATTCAAAATAACGCAATTAATGCTTTAGGACGAATGATCGCCCAACCTTCATACAACACTGATGCTGCGCCTAATGCACCCTTTGGAACTGGAATTCGTTTAGCTTTAGATGAAATTCTAAAAATTGCAAAGGAGTTAGGCTACCAAACTTATGTTGATCCAGAAGGATATTATGGCTATGCTGAGATTGGTTCGGGTGATGAAATATTTGGTCTTGTTTGTCATGTCGATGTTGTTCCAGCGGGTGATTTGGCTGCATGGAATACAAATCCGTTCGAATTAGTTCAAAAAGATGGGGCTCTCTTTGGTCGTGGAACTCAAGACGACAAGGGACCAACCATCGCAACTATGTTCACCCTCAAGGCATTGTTGGACCAAGGAATGACTTTTAATAAAAAAGTCCGGTTTATCTTTGGAACTGATGAGGAAATTCTTTGGCGCGGCATGGCGAAGTATAATGAAAAAGAGGCTGGCATTGATATGGGAATCGCTCCAGATGCTGAATTTCCATTAGTTTATGCTGAAAAAGGCCTTCAACAATCATATCTAGTCGGTCCTGGTTCGTCTGAAATAGAGCTCGATTTGGTAAATGCTTTTAATGCGGTACCTGGTAGTGCAACATACAATGGTTCTAAACAGGATCAAGTTGAAACTGCTCTGCAAGTGCATAATTTTAAATATCAAAAATCAGCCGACGGATTAATTGTTCAGGGAAATTCAGTCCACGCAATGAACGCACCTGAGGGCACGAATGCGCTCTTACGTTTAGGAATCGCTTTAGCTGATGTTTTCCCAGGCGTAGCTGCCTTAGAGTTTATTAAGAGTTTCGGTGAAGATGCCACTGGAGCTAATCTGATGGGTGTAATCAAAGATGACGCTTCCGGTCAATTAACATTCAATATTTCTAGTCTACAAATCAATGCTCAAGAGTCACGGATGCAAATTGACATGCGGATCCCAGTGACAGTGGAACATGATGCTCTAATTCAATTAGTGGAAGAAAAAGTTACCCCGTTTAACTTTAAATATGAAAATTTTGATTACCTAGAACCATTGTACGTTCCAAAAGACGGAACCCTTGTTCAAACCTTGATGAAAGCCTATATTAAGGTCACGGGTGATACAGCCGCTGAACCTGGAATCTCTGGTGGAGCCACATTCGCTCGAACAATGAAAAATAGTGTGGCTTTTGGTGCCATGCTCACCACAACACCAGACTTTATGCATCAAGCGAATGAACACTGGCCAGTGAAAGATATGCGAATGGCCATGGAAATTTATGCTGAAGCATTCAAAGCGTTATTAGTCGATTAA
- a CDS encoding glycosyltransferase, which yields MVNTIFNEMLSSGSIWDIVERIILLILCLYPVIGAMFWFFGSLSYRWLKTNRKEVNFKFIPVPKQPMITIMIPAHNEEVMIEETIHYLSTQLNYYNYEILVMDDGSTDDTNKILRRLQMEYHNLRIIRVIKNKGKAHAFNIGMYFAKGEYILSNDADTLPEPNALMKYMNYFINAEDVNTAAVTANMDVQNRTKILGKSQTVEFSSIVGVIKRSQTAINDSMYSYSGANTMYSKQFLIDVGGFRQDRATEDISIAWDHLLFGVTPRFAPDIIFHMNVPETLGELYKQRKRWAQGGTEVWLTNAHLFLLHPIKYRYVISMFIDTTFSIVWSFFLFITSVIFILLMLYFLFTSNFERIWHGLAMSFIFVTFELFSGFLQLLAALLLDQSAAKFKYFLFAPLYMMFFWMVNPLTIVTTFIPAIKSLLGMGEGTWVSPTRKSLKK from the coding sequence ATGGTCAATACTATATTTAATGAAATGCTAAGTAGCGGCAGTATCTGGGATATCGTTGAAAGAATAATTTTACTAATTCTTTGCCTATACCCGGTCATTGGTGCCATGTTTTGGTTTTTTGGTTCTCTCAGTTATCGCTGGCTGAAGACGAACCGTAAAGAAGTTAATTTTAAATTTATCCCCGTGCCAAAGCAGCCGATGATAACGATCATGATTCCAGCTCATAACGAGGAAGTCATGATTGAAGAAACCATTCATTATCTAAGCACGCAATTGAATTATTATAATTATGAAATTCTGGTTATGGATGATGGTAGCACAGATGATACAAATAAAATCCTTCGCCGTTTACAAATGGAATATCACAATTTAAGAATTATTCGTGTCATTAAAAATAAAGGGAAAGCACATGCTTTTAATATTGGTATGTATTTTGCAAAAGGCGAATATATTCTAAGTAATGATGCTGATACATTGCCAGAGCCCAATGCATTAATGAAGTATATGAATTACTTTATTAATGCCGAGGATGTTAATACTGCTGCCGTAACTGCCAACATGGACGTTCAAAATCGAACAAAAATTTTGGGTAAGTCACAAACCGTTGAGTTTTCCAGCATCGTTGGCGTGATTAAGCGTAGTCAAACGGCCATTAATGATTCGATGTATTCATATAGTGGTGCGAACACGATGTATAGTAAACAATTCTTGATTGATGTTGGTGGATTTCGACAGGATCGAGCTACTGAAGATATTAGTATTGCTTGGGATCATTTATTATTTGGAGTTACACCACGGTTTGCACCAGATATAATTTTTCATATGAACGTGCCTGAAACTTTGGGTGAGTTATATAAGCAGCGTAAACGCTGGGCCCAGGGTGGAACTGAAGTTTGGCTCACTAATGCACACTTATTTTTACTTCATCCAATTAAATACCGATATGTCATTTCAATGTTTATTGATACCACGTTTTCAATTGTCTGGTCGTTTTTCTTATTCATTACCAGCGTTATCTTTATTTTGCTAATGTTATATTTTCTATTTACAAGTAATTTTGAACGTATTTGGCACGGTTTAGCCATGAGCTTTATTTTTGTTACGTTCGAGTTGTTTTCAGGGTTCTTACAATTATTAGCTGCCTTGCTTTTAGATCAAAGTGCTGCTAAGTTTAAATATTTCTTATTTGCTCCTTTGTATATGATGTTTTTTTGGATGGTTAACCCTTTAACCATTGTCACTACTTTTATTCCCGCAATTAAATCATTGTTGGGTATGGGTGAGGGAACTTGGGTCAGTCCCACCAGAAAATCACTAAAAAAATAA
- a CDS encoding EAL domain-containing protein has translation MILYVALMIIAFIAFIFGISIIMNFFWAKHQNGIYSTVDVDASYQYSYFIQTIIDENGDQAGYEALLRFYDPDDQRWKFPMNFQNFSLREMIPLLKDVLPRLNGEQGFLSINITVNQMYDPRYEWFIRWARGTIYPVKLRIEISFPDDYRPNLFVKRRIISNLRKSSALGVDVILEKIESTNIFLKKVNWMFKDISGIKIPFSQYRKTDDNQWVDINMGEWKRIATRYGFEIDVTELENSDDIELADNLKLKYRQGYLIDKPNYGHVDLH, from the coding sequence ATGATTTTATACGTTGCCCTCATGATAATTGCTTTCATCGCCTTTATTTTTGGGATATCAATTATCATGAACTTTTTCTGGGCGAAACATCAAAATGGCATCTATTCAACTGTGGATGTCGATGCGAGCTATCAGTATAGTTATTTTATTCAAACCATTATTGATGAGAATGGTGATCAAGCAGGGTATGAGGCGCTTTTGCGTTTTTATGACCCAGACGATCAACGTTGGAAATTTCCTATGAACTTTCAAAATTTTTCATTGCGTGAAATGATCCCATTATTAAAAGACGTATTGCCCCGCTTGAACGGTGAGCAAGGTTTTCTTTCAATCAACATTACAGTTAATCAAATGTATGACCCGCGTTACGAATGGTTCATTCGATGGGCTCGAGGAACCATCTATCCCGTGAAATTAAGAATTGAAATTAGTTTTCCTGATGATTATCGCCCCAATTTATTCGTTAAAAGGCGAATTATTAGTAATTTAAGGAAAAGTAGCGCATTAGGTGTAGATGTTATTTTAGAAAAAATTGAATCTACAAATATTTTCCTGAAAAAGGTTAATTGGATGTTCAAAGATATTTCCGGAATTAAAATTCCTTTTTCACAATACCGCAAAACCGATGATAATCAGTGGGTTGATATCAATATGGGGGAGTGGAAACGCATTGCGACGCGCTATGGATTTGAAATTGATGTGACAGAATTAGAAAATTCAGATGATATTGAACTAGCTGACAATTTAAAATTAAAATACCGTCAAGGTTATTTAATTGATAAACCAAATTATGGTCATGTTGATTTACATTAG
- a CDS encoding family 20 glycosylhydrolase produces the protein MNYGHLENKQGLTIDIARHPLSKSELKILLKTAKKQHFDYVQLHLSDNENIGFQSKYLKNTTDQTALSSTELKQLVQYANKIDIQLVPDLDVPAHMGAILKQLQISHPKVYQKIKLDHETIDYTKPEALTFVKIIYDELNPIFAQQPNLNFVIGADEVPGNRSLHKQLVEFINQVNRHQNQFGFTNIVWNDQILKTELPKLDYNVIINYWSQSGNHTDINDQNLITERRKYYISVKDILREDRKIINSNSYVLYYQIRNIGNRNDDDFVINTLNDKWQTNIFNEIDPKSNNQNWTLEPQITTKGALFSLWGEKSNLITPQAIVNFIKRIEINKNHLGS, from the coding sequence ATGAATTATGGCCATTTAGAAAATAAACAAGGTTTAACCATTGATATTGCGCGTCATCCGCTATCAAAATCGGAACTTAAAATCCTTCTTAAAACAGCTAAAAAACAACATTTTGATTATGTTCAGTTGCACTTGAGTGATAATGAAAATATTGGTTTTCAATCAAAATATCTAAAAAACACTACGGATCAAACCGCCTTATCTTCAACCGAGTTAAAACAACTAGTGCAATATGCTAATAAAATAGATATTCAGTTAGTGCCTGATTTAGATGTCCCAGCTCACATGGGTGCAATTTTAAAACAACTTCAAATATCACATCCTAAGGTCTATCAAAAGATTAAACTTGATCATGAAACCATTGACTACACTAAACCTGAAGCTTTGACATTTGTTAAGATAATCTATGATGAACTCAACCCGATTTTTGCTCAGCAACCTAATTTAAACTTCGTAATTGGGGCTGATGAGGTCCCTGGTAATCGATCACTGCATAAACAATTAGTCGAATTCATCAATCAAGTCAATCGTCATCAAAATCAATTCGGTTTTACCAATATAGTTTGGAATGATCAAATCTTAAAAACTGAGCTACCAAAATTAGATTATAATGTAATCATTAACTACTGGTCTCAATCGGGAAATCATACCGATATTAATGATCAAAATTTAATCACAGAGCGTCGTAAATATTATATTTCTGTTAAAGACATCCTGCGGGAAGATCGCAAAATCATTAATTCCAATAGCTACGTTTTGTATTATCAAATTCGTAATATTGGTAATCGAAATGATGATGATTTTGTCATCAATACTCTTAATGATAAATGGCAGACCAATATTTTCAATGAAATTGATCCAAAATCGAATAATCAAAATTGGACATTGGAACCGCAAATTACCACCAAAGGAGCGCTCTTTTCATTGTGGGGAGAAAAATCAAATCTCATTACGCCACAAGCCATTGTCAATTTTATTAAAAGGATTGAAATTAACAAAAACCACCTTGGATCCTAG
- a CDS encoding YbaK/EbsC family protein has product MKNNESFITKNHQKYEDLITRLNALNIKYQLLNHAPAKTTQEADQYIAGLRGVRTKSMLVRDKKKHFSLIIMDDAKRLDFKHFQEVSDQKRLTLAKAPEIEQLFNLEPGIISPFGVMYSQEQAVDIYFDKEMLDNETRLTFHPNENTHTIFLEAQDVMKFIESYGYTYQILKI; this is encoded by the coding sequence ATGAAAAATAATGAAAGTTTTATCACTAAAAATCACCAAAAATATGAAGACTTAATTACTCGTCTCAATGCCCTGAACATCAAATATCAGTTGCTCAATCACGCCCCAGCGAAGACCACTCAGGAGGCAGATCAATATATTGCCGGGTTAAGAGGGGTTCGTACTAAATCAATGCTTGTCCGAGACAAAAAGAAGCATTTTTCGTTAATTATCATGGATGATGCAAAACGGCTAGATTTTAAACATTTTCAAGAAGTATCTGACCAAAAGCGTTTAACTCTGGCTAAGGCGCCAGAGATTGAGCAACTTTTCAATTTAGAACCAGGTATTATCTCCCCGTTTGGTGTGATGTATAGTCAAGAACAAGCCGTTGACATCTACTTCGATAAAGAAATGTTAGATAATGAAACGCGATTGACTTTTCATCCCAATGAAAATACACATACGATTTTCCTAGAGGCTCAGGATGTTATGAAGTTCATTGAGAGCTACGGATATACATATCAAATTTTAAAGATTTAG
- a CDS encoding chloride channel protein — protein MERGLKEQKNLKVLHQQTEILIISTVVLGIMVGISSLILSLFLDKVEQFFLSFKESADMPSAIMITGNHRLMSVIIGGVVATAIWYILRTKFKPIISINQALKGQQMPWVQTIIDVLIQIMFVGTGGSVGRELAPREAGAMLAQRWSNLINKLGLSKITLEDQQLLIAAAAGAGFAGIYIAPITGMLFCVEILLKKITPKTVAVSLGMSVISMLIGTLVKGFKPYYLIHDTHFNFRILPFVLIAGPLIGIAGALFRKAFQWADQFQAKNKQILWQLPLAAILTGLVATVFPQIMGNGRALAQLSMNYSHQFFIGILIFGALAKALVTVLTIRAGASGGTLTPSIAIGSALGVLIGLGFHLLGFPISLSQAALIGAAILLSASQQAPLMALFMIFEVSHLDYSAFLPLGLGVTIAVIISQLYFKGRL, from the coding sequence ATGGAACGCGGATTAAAAGAGCAAAAAAATCTAAAGGTGCTTCATCAACAAACAGAGATATTAATTATTTCTACGGTTGTTTTAGGTATCATGGTGGGAATCAGTTCATTAATATTAAGTTTATTTTTAGATAAAGTTGAACAGTTTTTCTTGAGTTTCAAAGAATCAGCTGACATGCCTAGTGCTATCATGATTACTGGAAACCATCGCCTTATGTCAGTGATCATCGGTGGGGTTGTCGCGACTGCCATTTGGTATATTTTACGAACCAAATTTAAGCCAATCATCAGTATTAATCAAGCTTTAAAGGGTCAACAGATGCCGTGGGTTCAAACAATCATTGATGTCTTAATTCAGATTATGTTTGTGGGAACTGGTGGATCGGTGGGACGTGAGTTAGCTCCCCGTGAGGCCGGGGCCATGTTGGCACAACGCTGGTCTAATTTGATTAATAAGTTAGGCTTGTCTAAAATCACACTGGAAGACCAACAGTTATTAATTGCAGCCGCTGCCGGGGCGGGATTTGCAGGAATCTACATTGCACCTATTACGGGGATGTTATTCTGTGTTGAAATATTATTAAAAAAAATAACCCCTAAAACAGTGGCGGTGAGTCTTGGTATGAGTGTTATTTCGATGCTCATAGGTACTCTGGTAAAAGGTTTTAAGCCTTACTATTTAATTCACGATACTCATTTCAATTTCAGAATACTCCCGTTTGTTTTAATTGCTGGTCCTCTTATTGGAATCGCAGGCGCATTATTTCGCAAAGCATTTCAGTGGGCTGATCAATTTCAAGCAAAAAACAAACAAATATTATGGCAGTTACCATTAGCAGCCATATTAACCGGTTTAGTGGCAACGGTTTTCCCACAAATTATGGGGAATGGCCGTGCATTAGCACAACTATCTATGAATTATAGTCATCAATTTTTTATTGGAATTCTGATATTTGGTGCCTTAGCGAAAGCCCTTGTGACAGTTTTAACCATTCGTGCTGGAGCATCAGGAGGAACTTTAACTCCTTCGATCGCGATCGGATCAGCATTAGGTGTTTTGATCGGGCTTGGCTTTCATTTACTGGGCTTTCCAATTTCATTGAGTCAAGCAGCATTAATAGGGGCTGCAATTTTATTATCTGCTTCACAACAGGCGCCGTTAATGGCATTATTTATGATTTTTGAAGTTAGTCATCTGGATTATTCTGCATTTTTACCGTTAGGTCTAGGTGTAACAATCGCAGTTATTATTTCTCAATTATATTTTAAAGGTCGATTGTAA
- a CDS encoding FtsX-like permease family protein — MLHEKLRYGLIVALIFLVSYLLIILSGLATGLANLNKAAVTEWQANKIVLNRYAEGKLPQSFLSPAVVDILSKNGSKVSQYSTLVKSASGLKENVQLIAVDPESFIVKNLQITNVRPSENINEGLVSDKFKKDGFKIGDFIQVANSDIKIKITGFTPRATLSALPVVYTSFQTIKPLNGGVINAVVFRQVPKNIKIPREVEQYPIPQFIDKLPGYNAQQLTFNFMIGFLYIIILIVISIFLYILTVQKLPNLGVLKAQGISTQYLVISTLFQSFIMSLIGVILAIILSEGTAVVLPTEVPITIDPGNTLITGLGIIITSLLGALIPIRQITKADPYKIIGG; from the coding sequence ATGTTACATGAAAAACTACGTTATGGTTTGATCGTAGCTTTAATTTTTCTTGTTAGTTATCTACTAATTATTCTAAGTGGATTAGCTACCGGTTTGGCCAATCTTAATAAAGCTGCAGTAACCGAATGGCAAGCGAATAAGATTGTATTAAATCGTTACGCCGAAGGAAAGCTGCCACAATCATTTCTTTCGCCCGCGGTGGTTGATATCTTATCAAAAAACGGTTCCAAAGTTTCTCAATACAGCACCTTAGTCAAATCAGCATCAGGTTTAAAAGAGAATGTCCAATTAATCGCTGTTGATCCCGAGTCTTTTATTGTTAAAAATCTACAAATCACAAACGTACGGCCAAGTGAAAATATCAACGAAGGTTTAGTATCTGATAAATTTAAAAAAGATGGTTTCAAGATAGGCGATTTCATTCAAGTCGCCAATTCGGATATAAAAATTAAAATTACTGGATTTACCCCCCGAGCAACCTTGAGTGCTTTACCGGTCGTTTATACTTCCTTTCAAACAATTAAGCCATTAAATGGTGGTGTAATCAATGCAGTGGTCTTTAGACAAGTACCTAAGAATATCAAAATCCCCAGGGAGGTTGAACAATATCCAATTCCTCAATTTATTGATAAGCTACCTGGCTATAATGCACAACAGCTAACTTTCAACTTTATGATTGGATTTTTGTATATTATTATTCTAATTGTTATTTCGATCTTCTTATACATTTTGACTGTTCAAAAATTACCAAACCTTGGTGTATTGAAAGCGCAAGGCATTTCAACACAATATTTGGTCATAAGTACCTTATTTCAATCCTTTATAATGTCATTGATTGGTGTGATCTTAGCAATCATTTTGAGCGAAGGAACTGCAGTAGTCTTACCAACTGAAGTCCCGATTACAATTGATCCTGGCAATACCTTAATTACCGGATTAGGTATTATCATAACGTCCTTATTAGGCGCCTTAATACCCATTCGGCAAATTACTAAAGCTGACCCATATAAAATTATTGGAGGTTAA
- a CDS encoding CopY/TcrY family copper transport repressor has protein sequence MPKINSAMSAAELSVMHVIWAQGKIKSRELIDILQQSQTWSDSTIKTLLGRLVKKEILATLRNGKELIYIPTVDEAYITNQYTQDMFSQFCDHHKGEAITNLVQTSPLSQSDIKSMMAILMDRLSDAPAEIECHCLPEQCAHSHT, from the coding sequence ATGCCAAAAATAAATTCTGCCATGTCCGCGGCTGAATTATCTGTCATGCATGTCATTTGGGCCCAAGGGAAAATTAAAAGTCGTGAGTTGATTGATATTCTACAACAATCTCAAACTTGGTCAGATTCAACGATTAAAACCTTACTCGGTCGTTTGGTCAAAAAAGAAATTTTAGCAACTTTACGTAATGGTAAAGAACTAATCTATATACCGACAGTGGATGAAGCGTATATCACAAATCAATACACACAAGATATGTTTAGCCAATTCTGTGACCATCATAAAGGTGAAGCGATTACCAATTTAGTCCAAACATCTCCGTTAAGTCAAAGTGATATCAAAAGCATGATGGCAATTTTAATGGACCGCCTTAGCGATGCACCGGCAGAAATTGAATGTCATTGTCTACCTGAACAATGTGCACATAGCCATACTTAA